The stretch of DNA ATGGGCGTCTTCGCCGCCGAACGGCTCCAGCCGCGCCGCACCGGAGGGGTGTTCAAGTTCTCCCGTTGGGGCATGAACGAATGGTTCACCCTGACGTTCATCATGGGCGCGTTCTTCGTCGCAGGCCAGACCACCGAGTACGCGATGCTGGTTTCCGAGCACGTCTCGCTGTCGTCCAACGCCTACGGCTCCGCCTTCTACATGACCACCGGCTTCCACGGCCTGCACGTCATCGGCGGCCTCGTTGCCTTCCTGCTCATCATGGGCCGGTCGTTCGCCGCGAAGAAGTTCGGTCACTTCGAAGCCACGTCGGCGATTGTCACCTCTTACTACTGGCACTTCGTTGACGTCGTGTGGATCGGCCTCTTCCTGGTCATCTATGTGCTCAAGTAACCAGTTTTGAAACTTTTTCTACACGAGGCAGAATTTCAGGTCGCGGCTCCACAAGCCGTCGCAGGAACGAATAAAGGAACCACCACGTGAAGGCACTCTCACAAAAGCGGCGTCACCCACTGGCAGCAATAGCGCTGCTCCTGATGGGGCTACTCCTTACGGGTGGGCTGTACGCTGTGGCCACCACCGTCAACGAGGCCAAGGCTTCCACCACCACCTACAGTGCCAACGACACTGAAGAAGGCGGCAAGCTCTTCGCGGCCAACTGCGCCACGTGCCACGGCATGGGTGCCAGCGGTACCGCTGACGGCCCGTCCCTGGTGGGCGTCGGCGCCGCTGCTGTTGATTTCCAGGTGGGCACCGGCCGCATGCCGATGCAGATGAACGGACCGCAGGCCCTCAAGAAGCCCGCCCAGTTCAACGACGAGCAGACCCACCAGCTTTCAGCCTATGTCGCTTCCCTGGGTGCCGGCCCGGCAATTCCTGAAGAGGACCTGGTGAACGGCGGCGGTGACGCTGCTGCCGGCGGTGAGCTGTTCCGCACCAACTGCGCCATGTGCCACAACGCCGCTGCCGCCGGTGGTGCACTCACCCGGGGCAAGTTCGCCCCGGCCCTCGCCGATGTATCGGGTAAGCACATCTACGAAGCAATGGCCACCGGTCCGCAGAACATGCCGGTCTTCAGTGACTCGAACATCACCCCCGAGGGCAAGAAGGACATCATCACGTTCCTGAAGCAGATCGAAAGCACCGGTTCCCCGGGTGGCGCCGACCTCGGCTCGCTGGGTCCCGTTGCTGAAGGCCTCTTCGTGTGGGTTGCCGGCCTGGGCGTCATCATTGCCTTCACCATCTGGCTGACGTCCCGCACATCCTGACGCGGTCCCCGCACCAAACTTTCTGCTGCAAAGCCAGCAGGTTGATATTAGAAACTAACCCGGCAGCCGCCGGGACGAGAGAAGGATGAGGCGAATTATGGGCAACCATAGTGACGGCAGTCCGAACCACTCGGGCACCGTAGCTACGGCTGGT from Pseudarthrobacter chlorophenolicus A6 encodes:
- the ctaE gene encoding aa3-type cytochrome oxidase subunit III produces the protein MTSATHAPSTPAHPTLNRPNMVSVGTVVWLSSELMFFAGLFAMYFTLRSTSAQMWADETAKLNFPFALVNTIVLVASSFTCQMGVFAAERLQPRRTGGVFKFSRWGMNEWFTLTFIMGAFFVAGQTTEYAMLVSEHVSLSSNAYGSAFYMTTGFHGLHVIGGLVAFLLIMGRSFAAKKFGHFEATSAIVTSYYWHFVDVVWIGLFLVIYVLK
- the qcrC gene encoding cytochrome bc1 complex diheme cytochrome c subunit, translating into MKALSQKRRHPLAAIALLLMGLLLTGGLYAVATTVNEAKASTTTYSANDTEEGGKLFAANCATCHGMGASGTADGPSLVGVGAAAVDFQVGTGRMPMQMNGPQALKKPAQFNDEQTHQLSAYVASLGAGPAIPEEDLVNGGGDAAAGGELFRTNCAMCHNAAAAGGALTRGKFAPALADVSGKHIYEAMATGPQNMPVFSDSNITPEGKKDIITFLKQIESTGSPGGADLGSLGPVAEGLFVWVAGLGVIIAFTIWLTSRTS